From the genome of Nocardia sp. NBC_01503, one region includes:
- a CDS encoding MCE family protein, producing MVTGPIGSPIVEKPTAKRYLEEGWVIRLCGAGLVLSIVAVVVICLISFAGGFQDTVKVNVSAPRSGLVLDTDAKVKIRGVEIGHVTGITDTADGANIELAIDPDKLKMVPANALVDIRSTTVFGAKYINFEEPQQPSGDSLRPGSTVHAGAVTVEFNTLFQHLNDVLDKVAPEKLNATLTALGTALQGRGDKLGQLLVNSDDVLKELNPSLPDLQRDMATSVGVTNLYADTAPDLLRTTGNVAVTGKSLVDEKGNFDAVLLNLMGLANTTGDVLGQNEQPLIDSLNLLRPTTDLLHEYRSALYCLVVGASDNLDVGNRIFGGDGPYVTLNASFMPGGTPYEYPKDLPKVNATGGPHCENILDRVPNSHSNYLVTDTTEGEVWAPPTSTHLNGPKVFQLLFAGLPGVPNP from the coding sequence ATGGTGACGGGCCCGATCGGCTCGCCCATCGTCGAGAAACCAACAGCCAAGCGATATCTCGAAGAGGGCTGGGTAATCCGCCTGTGCGGTGCCGGACTGGTGCTGAGCATTGTGGCCGTGGTCGTGATCTGCCTGATCAGCTTCGCGGGCGGGTTCCAGGACACCGTCAAGGTGAACGTCTCCGCTCCGCGCAGCGGCCTGGTGCTCGATACCGACGCCAAGGTGAAGATCCGCGGTGTGGAGATCGGTCACGTCACCGGTATCACCGATACCGCGGACGGCGCGAATATCGAACTCGCGATCGATCCGGATAAATTGAAGATGGTGCCCGCCAATGCTCTGGTGGACATTCGATCCACCACGGTATTCGGCGCGAAATACATCAATTTCGAAGAGCCGCAGCAGCCTTCGGGTGATTCGCTGCGGCCCGGTTCCACCGTGCACGCCGGTGCGGTCACCGTGGAATTCAATACCCTGTTCCAGCATCTCAATGATGTGCTGGACAAGGTCGCGCCCGAGAAGCTGAACGCGACGCTGACCGCGCTGGGCACCGCCCTGCAGGGGCGCGGCGACAAGCTGGGGCAGCTGCTGGTCAACAGCGATGATGTGCTCAAGGAGCTCAATCCGAGCCTGCCCGATCTGCAGCGTGATATGGCGACCTCGGTCGGTGTCACCAATCTGTACGCCGATACCGCGCCGGATCTGTTGCGCACCACCGGCAATGTGGCGGTCACGGGTAAGAGCCTGGTCGATGAGAAGGGCAATTTCGACGCGGTGCTGCTGAACCTCATGGGGTTGGCGAACACCACCGGCGATGTGCTCGGCCAGAACGAGCAGCCGCTGATCGATTCGCTGAATCTGTTGCGCCCCACCACCGATCTGCTGCATGAGTACCGCTCGGCGCTGTACTGCCTGGTGGTCGGCGCGTCCGACAATCTCGATGTCGGCAATCGCATTTTCGGTGGTGACGGCCCGTACGTGACGCTGAACGCGAGCTTCATGCCCGGCGGCACCCCGTACGAGTACCCGAAGGATCTGCCGAAGGTGAACGCCACCGGTGGCCCGCACTGCGAGAACATTCTCGATCGCGTGCCGAACAGCCACTCCAACTACCTGGTCACCGATACCACCGAGGGCGAGGTGTGGGCGCCGCCGACATCCACGCATCTCAACGGCCCCAAGGTGTTCCAACTTCTGTTCGCAGGACTTCCGGGGGTGCCCAACCCATGA
- a CDS encoding MlaE family ABC transporter permease, with product MAFVIQSRFPKVAKRFRRFTEALDSVGKHAVFYGRSIGSVPKALIHYRTETIRLIAEISMGTGALAVIGGTVVIVGFLTLAAGGTIAVQGYSSLGNIGVEALTGFFAAFINVRIAAPVISGIGLAATLGAGTTAQLGAMRVSEEIDALEVMAIRPVPFLVGTRILAGIIAIIPLYSLAVIASFIASRFATVVIYGQSAGVYDHYFTTFLIPSDILWSFAQAIFMAMAVMLIHTYYGYHAAGGPVGVGVAVGNAVRASLIAVVMVTLLISLAIYGTTGNFHLSG from the coding sequence ATGGCGTTCGTGATCCAATCTCGTTTTCCGAAGGTGGCCAAACGCTTTCGGCGCTTTACCGAAGCTCTCGATTCGGTCGGTAAGCATGCGGTGTTCTACGGGCGGTCCATCGGATCCGTTCCCAAGGCGCTCATTCACTATCGCACCGAGACGATCCGGCTCATTGCCGAGATCTCCATGGGCACAGGTGCTTTGGCCGTTATCGGCGGCACCGTGGTGATCGTCGGGTTCCTGACGCTGGCCGCCGGCGGCACCATCGCCGTGCAGGGCTACAGCTCGCTCGGCAATATCGGCGTCGAGGCCCTGACCGGCTTCTTCGCCGCCTTCATCAATGTGCGTATCGCGGCACCGGTGATCTCGGGTATCGGCCTGGCGGCGACGCTCGGGGCGGGTACCACGGCACAATTGGGAGCCATGCGCGTCTCGGAGGAGATCGATGCCCTGGAGGTGATGGCCATCCGGCCGGTGCCCTTCCTGGTGGGCACTCGAATTCTGGCGGGCATCATCGCGATCATTCCGCTGTACTCGCTCGCGGTCATCGCCTCGTTCATCGCCAGTCGCTTCGCGACGGTGGTGATCTACGGACAGTCGGCCGGTGTGTACGACCACTACTTCACGACCTTCCTGATCCCCAGCGACATCCTCTGGTCCTTCGCGCAGGCGATCTTCATGGCCATGGCCGTCATGCTGATCCACACCTACTACGGCTATCACGCCGCGGGCGGTCCGGTCGGTGTCGGTGTCGCGGTCGGTAACGCGGTGCGGGCATCGCTGATCGCGGTGGTGATGGTGACACTGCTGATCTCCCTTGCCATTTACGGCACCACCGGCAACTTCCATCTCTCCGGGTAG
- a CDS encoding MlaE family ABC transporter permease: MNDVLAVPLRAVGGFFELAGAVARAVVRPPFQRREFIDQSWFIARVSIIPTLLVAIPFTVLVSFTLNILLREIGAADLSGAGAAFGTITQVGPMCTVLIVAGAGATAICADLGARTIREEIDAMKVLGIDPIQRLVVPRVLASTFVAFLLNGLVSTIGILGGFLFSVYLQGANPGAFVNGLTLLTHLPELVISEVKAALFGLVAGLVACYLGLNVKGGPKSVGDAVNQTVVFAFMALFVINVVVTAAGIKFTAR; this comes from the coding sequence ATGAATGATGTCCTCGCCGTACCGTTACGGGCGGTCGGAGGGTTCTTCGAACTCGCCGGCGCTGTCGCCCGCGCCGTGGTGCGGCCACCGTTTCAACGACGGGAATTCATCGACCAGTCCTGGTTCATCGCCAGGGTTTCCATCATCCCGACGCTATTGGTGGCAATTCCGTTCACCGTGCTCGTCAGCTTCACCCTCAACATTCTGCTCCGCGAGATCGGCGCGGCCGACCTTTCCGGCGCCGGCGCGGCATTCGGCACGATTACCCAGGTCGGCCCCATGTGCACCGTGCTCATCGTGGCCGGTGCAGGCGCCACCGCCATCTGCGCGGACCTCGGCGCGCGCACCATTCGCGAAGAGATCGACGCGATGAAGGTGCTCGGTATCGACCCGATCCAGCGTCTGGTCGTCCCGCGCGTGCTCGCCTCGACTTTCGTGGCATTCCTGCTCAACGGCCTGGTCTCGACCATCGGCATCCTTGGCGGCTTCCTCTTCTCGGTCTATCTGCAGGGTGCGAACCCGGGCGCGTTCGTCAACGGCCTGACCCTGCTGACCCACCTCCCGGAGCTCGTCATCTCCGAGGTGAAGGCCGCGCTGTTCGGTCTCGTCGCCGGACTGGTCGCCTGCTACCTGGGGTTGAACGTCAAGGGCGGACCCAAGAGTGTCGGCGATGCCGTGAACCAGACCGTCGTCTTCGCCTTCATGGCTTTGTTCGTTATCAACGTGGTTGTAACCGCCGCCGGTATCAAGTTCACGGCGCGGTGA
- a CDS encoding 3-oxoacyl-ACP reductase, translating into MSTDVSLTGRVAIVTGAGAGLGRAEALELARAGASVIVNDLAENDAVSATLADIRALGAKAEFVAGSIAESATADALISTAEETFGGLDIVVNNAGITRDKMLFNMSDADFDAVVAVHLRGHFLLTRNAGAYWRAKSKAAGAPVYGSIINTSSEAGLLGPAGQANYGAAKAGITALTLSASRALANFGVRANAIAPRARTSMTENVFSAAPEEGPDPLSPDHVARLVAYLASPAAAAISGQLFVVYGPMVALMAAPIVEQRFDAEGEWTRAGLAATLGGYFAERPAGATFSASALMDLG; encoded by the coding sequence GTGAGTACTGATGTGAGTCTTACCGGCCGAGTGGCGATCGTCACCGGTGCGGGTGCCGGGCTGGGCCGGGCCGAAGCCTTGGAGCTGGCCCGGGCCGGTGCTTCGGTCATTGTGAACGACCTTGCCGAGAACGACGCGGTCAGCGCAACCCTCGCCGATATCCGCGCGCTCGGCGCCAAGGCGGAGTTCGTGGCGGGCAGTATTGCCGAATCGGCCACCGCCGACGCGCTGATCAGCACCGCCGAGGAGACCTTCGGCGGCCTGGACATCGTGGTCAACAATGCCGGTATCACCCGGGACAAGATGTTGTTCAACATGTCCGACGCCGATTTCGACGCGGTCGTCGCCGTCCACCTGCGCGGGCATTTCCTGCTGACCCGTAATGCGGGCGCGTACTGGCGGGCCAAGTCCAAGGCGGCGGGTGCGCCGGTCTACGGCAGCATCATCAACACCTCCTCCGAGGCCGGTCTGCTCGGCCCCGCCGGACAGGCGAATTACGGTGCGGCCAAAGCCGGTATCACCGCGCTGACTTTGTCTGCCTCGCGCGCGCTGGCCAATTTCGGTGTGCGCGCCAATGCCATCGCGCCGCGTGCGCGTACCTCCATGACGGAGAATGTCTTCTCCGCGGCCCCCGAAGAGGGTCCGGATCCGCTCTCGCCCGATCATGTTGCTCGCCTGGTGGCCTATCTGGCCTCGCCGGCGGCGGCCGCCATCAGCGGTCAGCTCTTCGTCGTCTACGGCCCGATGGTGGCCCTGATGGCCGCCCCGATCGTGGAGCAGCGCTTCGACGCCGAGGGGGAGTGGACCCGTGCGGGTCTCGCCGCCACGCTCGGCGGATATTTTGCCGAACGCCCCGCCGGAGCCACTTTTTCGGCGTCTGCGCTGATGGATCTCGGTTAG
- a CDS encoding ferredoxin, with translation MKVTVDLDQCEANGICVGIAPDVFELDDDDVLHIVGAEVAPGDEEDVKTAVAQCPKAALKLV, from the coding sequence ATGAAGGTCACTGTTGATCTCGACCAGTGCGAGGCGAACGGCATCTGCGTCGGAATCGCCCCCGACGTCTTCGAACTCGATGATGACGACGTTCTGCACATTGTCGGAGCGGAGGTTGCGCCCGGTGATGAGGAAGATGTGAAGACGGCCGTGGCGCAGTGCCCGAAGGCCGCTTTGAAGCTGGTCTGA
- a CDS encoding acyl-CoA dehydrogenase family protein, whose product MRIAYTPQQEQLRAELREYFAKLITPERRAALSSQTGEYGEGNVYREVVEEMGRDGWLALGWPKQYGGQDRSTMDQLIFTDEAAIAGAPVPFLTINSVAPTIMHYGTEEQKQFFLPQIAAGKLHFAIGYSEPGAGTDLASLRTSAVRDGDDWIINGQKMWTSLIAYADYVWLAARTDPNAKKHKGISMFIMPTTAEGFSWTPVHTMAGPDTSATYYQDVRVKHSDMVGPENGGWGLVTNQLNHERVALTSAAPLGLAVAQVTEWARNTKTANGSRVIDQEWVQIALARVHAKVEYLKLTNWEIASRADQGGDAAPRPWDASATKVYGTELSTEAYRALMEILGPQAYLRQDSAGSQLRGRLERMHRACLILTFGGGTNEVQRDIIAMTALKQPAATR is encoded by the coding sequence ATGCGGATCGCATACACGCCGCAACAGGAACAGCTTCGTGCTGAGCTGCGTGAATATTTCGCCAAACTCATCACCCCCGAACGCCGGGCCGCGCTGTCATCCCAGACCGGTGAGTACGGCGAGGGCAATGTCTACCGCGAAGTCGTCGAGGAGATGGGCCGCGACGGCTGGCTCGCCCTGGGCTGGCCCAAGCAGTACGGCGGCCAGGATCGCTCCACCATGGACCAGTTGATCTTCACCGACGAGGCCGCCATCGCCGGCGCCCCGGTGCCGTTCCTGACCATCAACTCCGTCGCGCCGACCATCATGCATTACGGCACCGAGGAGCAGAAGCAGTTCTTCCTGCCGCAGATCGCCGCGGGCAAGCTGCACTTCGCCATCGGTTACTCCGAGCCGGGCGCGGGCACCGACCTCGCCTCACTGCGCACCTCCGCGGTGCGTGACGGCGACGACTGGATCATCAACGGGCAGAAGATGTGGACCTCCCTCATCGCCTACGCCGACTACGTCTGGCTGGCCGCCCGCACCGATCCGAATGCCAAGAAGCACAAGGGCATTTCGATGTTCATCATGCCGACCACGGCCGAGGGCTTCTCCTGGACGCCGGTGCACACCATGGCCGGACCGGACACCAGCGCCACCTACTACCAGGACGTGCGCGTCAAGCACTCCGATATGGTCGGGCCGGAGAACGGCGGCTGGGGGCTGGTCACCAATCAGCTCAACCATGAGCGCGTCGCATTGACCTCGGCCGCACCGCTGGGCCTGGCGGTCGCGCAGGTCACCGAATGGGCGCGGAACACCAAGACCGCCAACGGTTCCCGGGTCATCGACCAGGAATGGGTGCAGATCGCGCTGGCCCGCGTGCACGCCAAGGTGGAGTACCTCAAGCTCACCAACTGGGAGATCGCCTCGCGCGCCGACCAGGGTGGCGACGCCGCGCCCCGGCCGTGGGACGCCTCCGCCACCAAGGTGTACGGCACCGAACTCTCCACCGAGGCGTACCGCGCGCTCATGGAGATCCTCGGCCCGCAGGCGTACCTGCGGCAGGATTCCGCGGGCTCGCAGCTGCGCGGCCGCCTCGAGCGTATGCACCGCGCCTGCCTGATCCTCACCTTCGGCGGCGGCACCAATGAGGTGCAGCGCGACATCATCGCCATGACCGCCCTCAAGCAGCCCGCCGCCACGCGCTAG
- a CDS encoding acyl-CoA dehydrogenase family protein: protein MDFTLTEAQQDLARLTAEVTGKLVTADRLRELDKNKEAAGTPVVRFDEALWNSLGETGVLAAALPETVGGSDFGVLEQTSILREIGKSVAPVPYLWSIVLGAGALARFGSEAQRALAAQAASGEIILTAALSEERNWELDKPVTSAADNGGWRLTGLKTTVPFARQAARILVSASVDGVPAVFLVDPSDASVRVEDQIVTDRSPEAEVEFTGTPAELVGTLSQGAEILNWLLERAWLGLAATQLGVVEKGLELVADYAREREQFNRKIGSFQAVAQRLADAYIDVQGVRLAVQQAAWLLAEGQPATAEVHTAKFWAADAGHRIAHTVVHVHGGVGIDRDHIVNQYFTAAKHNEFALGGATDHLRALGASFAEA, encoded by the coding sequence ATGGATTTCACTCTCACCGAGGCGCAGCAGGATCTGGCCCGCCTCACCGCCGAGGTCACCGGCAAGCTCGTCACCGCCGACCGACTGCGTGAGCTCGACAAGAACAAGGAAGCGGCCGGCACCCCGGTGGTGCGCTTCGACGAAGCACTGTGGAACTCGCTCGGCGAGACCGGCGTACTGGCCGCGGCACTGCCGGAAACGGTGGGCGGCAGCGACTTCGGCGTGCTCGAGCAGACCTCCATCCTGCGCGAGATCGGCAAGTCCGTCGCACCCGTGCCGTACCTGTGGTCGATCGTGCTCGGCGCGGGCGCGCTCGCGCGGTTCGGTTCCGAGGCGCAGCGCGCACTGGCCGCGCAGGCCGCGAGCGGCGAGATCATCCTCACCGCGGCACTGAGCGAAGAGCGCAACTGGGAGCTCGACAAGCCGGTCACCTCCGCTGCCGACAATGGCGGCTGGCGGCTGACCGGACTCAAGACCACGGTTCCGTTCGCCCGCCAGGCAGCGCGAATCCTGGTGTCCGCCAGCGTCGATGGCGTCCCCGCCGTCTTCCTGGTGGATCCGTCCGATGCCTCGGTGCGGGTCGAGGATCAGATCGTCACCGACCGCTCCCCCGAGGCCGAGGTCGAATTCACCGGTACCCCGGCCGAATTGGTCGGCACCCTGTCCCAGGGCGCGGAGATCCTGAACTGGCTGCTGGAGCGCGCCTGGCTCGGCCTGGCCGCCACCCAGCTCGGCGTCGTCGAGAAGGGCCTCGAGCTCGTCGCCGACTATGCCCGCGAGCGTGAGCAGTTCAATCGCAAGATCGGCAGCTTCCAGGCCGTGGCGCAGCGCCTCGCCGACGCCTACATCGACGTCCAGGGTGTTCGACTGGCCGTTCAGCAGGCCGCCTGGCTGCTGGCCGAGGGGCAGCCCGCCACCGCCGAGGTGCACACCGCCAAGTTCTGGGCCGCCGATGCCGGGCACCGCATCGCCCACACCGTCGTGCACGTCCACGGCGGCGTCGGCATCGACCGCGACCACATCGTGAACCAGTACTTCACCGCCGCCAAGCACAATGAGTTCGCGCTCGGCGGCGCGACCGATCACCTGCGCGCCCTGGGCGCCTCCTTCGCCGAGGCGTAA
- a CDS encoding maleylpyruvate isomerase family mycothiol-dependent enzyme, whose amino-acid sequence MDYLALLCAKLTEFGELITPETDLAAPVPSCGDWTFYDLTDHLGQGNMWVVTAVAELRGDYQGAPAPKDAVALREWYDETADAIVAALSADPEQEAWTFTRSMPRTVGFWRRRRALETLMHLWDGQHALGEAEAFATDLAVDGINEVFELFAPRMIDRGLAAAPEAALRVRATDIAESWIYGPGEPVAEIAGTASDLLLALWQRLPANDPALAWGGDRVAGEKVLAGPLVS is encoded by the coding sequence ATGGACTATCTGGCCCTGCTCTGCGCGAAGCTCACCGAATTCGGTGAGCTCATCACGCCGGAAACCGATCTCGCCGCGCCGGTGCCGTCCTGCGGCGACTGGACCTTCTACGACCTCACCGATCATCTCGGCCAGGGCAATATGTGGGTGGTGACCGCCGTCGCCGAGCTGCGCGGTGACTATCAGGGGGCGCCCGCACCGAAAGACGCTGTGGCACTGCGGGAGTGGTACGACGAGACCGCCGATGCGATCGTCGCGGCGCTGTCGGCGGATCCTGAGCAGGAGGCGTGGACCTTCACCCGTTCCATGCCGCGCACCGTCGGATTCTGGCGTCGGCGGCGGGCGCTGGAAACCCTCATGCACCTCTGGGACGGTCAGCACGCGCTCGGCGAGGCCGAGGCCTTCGCCACCGATCTGGCGGTCGACGGGATCAATGAGGTCTTCGAACTCTTCGCGCCCCGCATGATCGACCGCGGTCTGGCCGCCGCACCCGAGGCCGCGCTGCGGGTACGCGCCACCGATATCGCCGAGAGCTGGATCTACGGCCCGGGTGAGCCGGTCGCCGAAATCGCCGGTACCGCTTCGGATCTGCTGCTCGCACTGTGGCAGCGGCTGCCCGCGAACGATCCGGCGCTCGCCTGGGGCGGGGATCGCGTCGCCGGGGAGAAAGTCCTCGCCGGACCCTTGGTTTCCTGA
- a CDS encoding glycosyltransferase — protein MKHSYLVALTGSGGTVPSELGVVRRLVERGHRVTVLAEESLAAEVTATGARPRSRAGAGFARDTVAEIDSERPDLVLASYFAFGAMVAAQARDLPFMVLIPGIYPLPVEGGPPPGTGFGRAGGPVGRWRDRLVGSMVQRRWDSELLPQLNALRADFGLERLAHYQDQVQLAHRQLVLSSEAFDFVAQRPDGVRYVGPILDDPIWACDAEWTLPEGSDPLVLVSLSSTEQRQAECLQRIADALGRLPVRGVITTGPAVEVTAITAPPNVSVLPAAPHHELMRHASVVITHGGHGTLAKAFAADLPVVLLPHGRDHADNAARVRAHHAGITLSRTATPQQIAAAVRKVLRTPVHYRAAAELGRVLRRDAMSDLLMRELEPSADHPDPIFDRILPVREFES, from the coding sequence ATGAAGCACAGCTACCTGGTCGCCCTTACCGGCAGCGGTGGAACCGTGCCGTCGGAGCTGGGGGTGGTGCGCAGGCTGGTCGAGCGCGGGCACCGGGTCACCGTGCTCGCCGAGGAGTCCCTCGCCGCCGAGGTCACGGCCACCGGTGCGCGCCCGCGCTCGCGAGCGGGCGCGGGCTTCGCCCGCGATACCGTCGCCGAAATCGACTCCGAGCGACCGGATCTGGTGCTCGCCTCCTACTTCGCGTTCGGGGCCATGGTGGCGGCGCAGGCGCGGGACCTGCCGTTCATGGTGCTCATACCGGGTATCTACCCGCTGCCGGTGGAGGGCGGACCGCCGCCGGGCACCGGATTCGGGCGGGCCGGGGGACCGGTGGGACGCTGGCGGGATCGGCTGGTCGGATCCATGGTGCAGCGGCGCTGGGATTCCGAGCTGCTGCCGCAGTTGAACGCATTGCGCGCGGATTTCGGGCTGGAGCGGCTGGCGCACTATCAGGATCAGGTCCAGCTGGCGCACCGGCAGCTCGTATTGTCCAGTGAGGCGTTCGATTTCGTGGCGCAGCGGCCGGACGGGGTGCGCTATGTCGGACCCATTCTGGATGATCCGATCTGGGCGTGCGATGCCGAGTGGACGCTCCCCGAGGGCAGCGATCCGCTGGTGCTGGTCTCGCTCTCCAGTACCGAACAGCGCCAGGCCGAATGCCTGCAGCGGATAGCCGATGCGCTCGGGCGGCTGCCGGTGCGCGGGGTGATCACCACCGGTCCCGCGGTGGAGGTCACCGCGATCACCGCACCGCCCAATGTGTCGGTGCTGCCCGCGGCCCCGCATCACGAACTCATGCGGCATGCCAGTGTGGTGATCACGCACGGCGGGCACGGCACGCTGGCGAAGGCGTTCGCCGCCGATCTGCCCGTGGTGCTGCTGCCGCACGGCCGTGATCACGCCGACAACGCCGCGCGGGTGCGTGCGCATCACGCCGGAATCACGTTGTCCCGCACCGCGACTCCGCAGCAGATCGCCGCGGCGGTGCGAAAGGTGCTGCGCACTCCCGTGCACTATCGCGCCGCCGCCGAGCTCGGCCGGGTATTGCGGCGTGACGCCATGAGCGATCTGCTCATGCGTGAATTGGAGCCCTCCGCCGACCACCCCGACCCGATATTCGATCGCATTCTCCCGGTGCGCGAATTCGAATCCTGA
- a CDS encoding VOC family protein, whose product MASKMIFINLPVADLERSKNFYETLGWKVNQDFTDENAACIVIDDNICAMLLTKDFFTTFSTRPIGDTTATVSGLYALSMGSAAEVDSLVAAALSAGGTEEVNADKRAQEAEVGMHGRTFLDPDGHQWEPFHMAYPGAN is encoded by the coding sequence ATGGCCAGCAAGATGATCTTCATCAACCTCCCAGTCGCCGATCTGGAGCGGTCCAAGAACTTCTACGAGACGCTGGGCTGGAAGGTCAATCAGGATTTCACCGACGAGAACGCGGCCTGCATCGTCATCGACGACAACATCTGCGCCATGCTGCTCACCAAGGACTTCTTCACCACCTTCAGCACCCGCCCGATCGGTGACACCACCGCCACTGTGAGTGGCCTCTATGCCCTGTCCATGGGCAGCGCCGCCGAGGTCGACAGCCTGGTGGCGGCCGCCCTCTCGGCGGGCGGCACCGAGGAGGTCAATGCCGATAAGCGCGCCCAGGAGGCCGAGGTGGGTATGCACGGCCGCACCTTCCTGGACCCCGACGGCCACCAGTGGGAGCCCTTCCACATGGCGTACCCCGGTGCGAACTGA